Proteins from a genomic interval of Salvelinus alpinus chromosome 7, SLU_Salpinus.1, whole genome shotgun sequence:
- the LOC139581749 gene encoding matrin-3-like, whose protein sequence is MSHNYSDRRPPPAKDLRDSSLDSPDHLHPGDHSDNVYRSSQEPPSHCTIPSYPYSSSRASAATESPYSSSLNRSDQTLLSSCGLEPKDLSLLAEMPEDLNNVENLPHLVLEIKKKRATQQSPYPAMISYPLAAISRPPSATPPPGRVWEQGDRSHSQQLDYPLDIHPSLPPSQLLPTEQAEPWQLDRHGISMQYTCSRLEPVPVQDVDYPYGKETPRSYQTPRSTYSTAQGGSSNSWKPPNSSQPAVDYRYSPPPTTDYRPRPDQDVPVVTIKMATSGNTPTKKAALDFHGEIPKTFPHSCSLCNITVLSEKYWFPHANGTQHAEGQLTLLKMYPEWDCQMQTTRNGDETEEETEEETKRPKKRRKEKTGGPSHRLINYLGKPSSSGSRERKDPKTKVAKRSGKVVCAKFSARCLNEDGLKDLIKPFGEVVKIIMFPALLQAFVEMGSKDQAADIVTYYLSNPVMVKGGQVTFSVSSTFNFLQSSRVLRFSPVPSGKESAAWKRELLAVAEGFGPVKRTLFLPTQCSVLVGICGNDKCTRCTEAGWTPYV, encoded by the exons ATGTCTCACAACTACTCCGACAGACGACCACCACCAGCTAAAGATCTAAGAGATAGCTCTTTAGACTCTCCAGATCACCTGCACCCCGGAGACCACAGTGACAATGTTTACAGATCGTCTCAGGAGCCACCATCTCATTGCACAATACCATCCTACCCATACTCCTCATCCAGAGCCTCCGCTGCCACCGAGTCCCCTtactcctcctcactaaacaggTCAGACCAAACTCTCCTGAGCAGCTGTGGGCTCGAGCCCAAAGACTTGTCTCTACTAGCCGAGATGCCTGAGGATCTCAACAACGTGGAGAACCTACCACATCTGGTCCTGGAGATCAAGAAGAAGAGGGCGACACAGCAGTCGCCATATCCAGCTATGATCTCTTACCCTCTTGCTGCCATATCTCGTCCCCCCTCTGCTACCCCGCCTCCAGGCCGTGTGTGGGAGCAGGGTGACCGGAGTCATTCTCAACAATTAGACTACCCGTTGGacatccacccctctcttcccccttccCAACTTCTTCCCACAGAACAGGCTGAGCCCTGGCAACTAGATCGGCATGGCATCTCGATGCAGTACACATGCTCTCGCCTAGAACCTGTACCTGTCCAAGATGTGGACTACCCCTATGGTAAAGAAACTCCCAGAAGTTACCAAACTCCTAGGTCCACTTACAGCACGGCCCAAGGAGGAAGCAGCAACAGCTGGAAACCCCCCAACTCATCCCAACCAGCAGTAGATTACAGGTACTCACCACCAccgactacagactacagaccacGCCCAGACCAAGATGTCCCAGTTGTCACAATCAAGATGGCCACCTCTGGCAACACTCCCACCAAGAAGGCTGCTCTTGACTTCCACGGAGAAATCCCCAAAACGTTTCCTCATTCGTGCTCTCTCTGTAATATTACCGTGCTCTCTGAAAAG TACTGGTTCCCACATGCCAATGGAACTCAACATGCAGAGGGACAGCTCACACTTCTTAAAAT GTATCCTGAGTGGGATTGCCAGATGCAGACCACCAGAAA TGGTGATGAGACCGAAGAAGAGACCGAAGAAGAGACAAAGAGACCgaagaagagaagaaaagagaagacTGGTGGACCTTCCCATAGATTGATTAACTACTTGG gtAAACCGTCAAGTAGCGGCTCTAGAGAAAGAAAAGACCCTAAGACAAAGGTTGCTAAG AGGAGTGGCAAAGTGGTTTGTGCCAAATTTTCCGCCCGGTGTCTCAACGAAGATGGTTTGAAGGACCTGATTAAACCGTTTGGGGAAGTTGTGAAAATCATCATGTTCCCTGCTTTG CTTCAGGCGTTTGTGGAGATGGGCTCAAAGGACCAGGCCGCCGATATTGTGACATACTACCTCAGTAACCCAGTGATGGTGAAAGGAGGACAAGTCACCTTCTCTGTCTCTTCAACATTTAATTTCCTGCAG AGTTCCCGGGTGTTGCGTTTTTCCCCTGTGCCTTCTGGCAAAGAGTCTGCCGCGTGGAAGAGAGAGTTACTGGCCGTAGCTGAAGGATTTGGACCTGTAAAGCGCACTCTATTCTTACCCACGCAG TGTTCTGTCCTTGTAGGCATTTGTGGAAATGACAAATGCACTAGATGCACAGAAGCTGGTTGGACACCATACGTCTAA
- the LOC139581751 gene encoding polyadenylate-binding protein-interacting protein 2-like, which yields MKDPSRINNTPSLSNSELILHGQFINDDNPFAEYMWMENEEEFNRQIEEELWEEEFIERCFQEMLEEEENEWFIPARDLPPTLGQLQDQLNLLVLCDTGFVDGLAINSNLNPEAQEFVPGWKH from the exons ATGAAAGACCCAAGTCGCATCAACAACACCCCAAGTCTCAGCAACAGCGAACTTATCCTACATGGACAGTTCATCAATGATGACAATCCCTTTGCTGAATACATGTGGATGGAGAATGAGGAGGAATTCAACAGACAG ATTGAGGAGGAACTGTGGGAGGAGGAGTTCATTGAGCGGTGTTTCCAGGAGatgttggaggaagaggagaatgaATGGTTCATCCCAGCAAGAGATCTCCCTCCAACCCTCGGTCAACTCCAGGACCAACTCAACCTACTGGTCCTCTGTGACACAGGCTTCGTCGACGGCCTGGCG ATCAACAGCAATTTGAACCCTGAAGCACAAGAATTCGTACCAGGATGGAAGCACTGA